Proteins from one Mucilaginibacter jinjuensis genomic window:
- a CDS encoding MBOAT family protein yields the protein MYILLFHLFYFACINLLVLLLGYLIIKKRLIAASWFMFVFAILTVHLLFMHDHPIIRMLAIIATTFTAMKVIAVAESYKHQKLNLSFKQWLAFAGGWAGMRAQPFETLGQAALPNAWPLVWQGVSRVIAGALFILLAHLLLHFSHSTATIILVSAILLIGLSLILHFGMLSISAGMWRFSGANTYLLFRQPAKAISLTEFWSKRWNIAFSEMTSVAIFRPLKAKTGSPVALLLAFAFSGLLHELALSVPVNSGYGLPMLYFIIQGALVLFEKFLTIRKNTFLQHKVVAKIWLFFWLVVPAPLLFHPQFIKQIVWPLAGLHYNF from the coding sequence ATGTATATCTTATTATTTCATCTGTTTTACTTTGCCTGCATCAACCTGCTGGTTCTGTTGCTGGGCTATCTCATCATCAAAAAAAGGCTGATTGCCGCAAGCTGGTTTATGTTTGTATTCGCTATTCTTACGGTGCACCTCCTATTTATGCACGATCATCCCATCATCAGGATGCTGGCCATTATAGCAACAACCTTTACCGCCATGAAAGTAATTGCCGTAGCCGAAAGTTATAAGCATCAAAAACTAAACCTTAGTTTCAAGCAATGGCTTGCCTTTGCAGGCGGTTGGGCCGGTATGCGGGCACAACCTTTCGAAACTTTAGGGCAAGCCGCCTTGCCCAATGCTTGGCCACTGGTTTGGCAAGGGGTTAGCCGGGTTATTGCAGGGGCATTATTTATACTTTTAGCACACCTGCTACTCCATTTTTCTCATAGCACAGCAACCATAATATTGGTAAGCGCCATTTTATTAATAGGCTTAAGCCTGATACTACACTTCGGCATGCTTAGCATTAGTGCGGGGATGTGGCGGTTTAGTGGAGCTAATACCTACCTGCTTTTCAGGCAACCGGCCAAAGCAATAAGCCTTACCGAATTTTGGAGCAAACGCTGGAACATCGCCTTTAGCGAAATGACCTCGGTTGCCATATTTCGTCCCTTAAAAGCCAAAACAGGCAGCCCGGTAGCATTACTGCTGGCCTTTGCTTTCTCAGGTTTACTGCATGAGCTGGCATTAAGCGTACCTGTAAACAGCGGCTACGGCCTGCCTATGCTTTACTTTATAATTCAGGGAGCTTTGGTATTATTTGAGAAGTTTTTAACCATCAGAAAAAATACGTTTTTACAGCATAAAGTTGTTGCCAAAATATGGCTCTTCTTTTGGCTGGTTGTACCGGCTCCTTTGCTGTTTCACCCGCAGTTTATTAAACAAATTGTTTGGCCATTGGCCGGCTTGCATTATAATTTTTAA
- a CDS encoding efflux RND transporter permease subunit, with protein sequence MSMVTSALKRPITTMVITMSLLIFAVLSAIKIPIDIFPQLNLPTIYVIESYGGMSAQQMEGFFSTGLQNQFLYINGVKSITSKNIQGLTLIKLSFYESTNMAEASAQVALQVNRATSFFPQGALPPQVIRFDASSLPVGQLVFSSPTKSLKDIYDLAATRIRPMFSTIPGLSAPPPFGANARSITINVDPDKLRSYNLTADEVVDALSKFNVMAPSGNLRLDNTMYLTTMNSLIKSSDNFGSIPVKTQNGVPIFVKDFARVADAADITVDYALINGKRSVYIPVVKTADASTWSVVQSLKQKLPEMQSLLPDDVKLSYEFDQSVFVVNAVKSLMTEGGLGALLTGLMVLLFLRDWRSSLIVVITIPVSILIGVLLLSLFGQTINIMTLSGLALAIGILVDQATVTIENIHQHLEMGKSKRKAIYDACEEISFPLLLILLCILAVFAPSFMMSGVPKAMFLPLSMSIGLTMIVSYILAQTVVPILSNWLIKAERYQNYHHRHVHAHAGESLDNPEETQVHNHLQHENEEPEQNDFFEKVKLRFMNILKKWMPNKKVIVPVYLVAVIVLAGLCFVFIGKDMMPKINNGQFQIRMKEPQGTRLERTEDKFKQVLAIINKTVNNHVEITSGYIGLIPSSYGSSNLYIFNTGTHEAILQVNLDESYHVNMDELKDALRKNIHYALPEMQITFEPIDMTEKIMSQGASTPIEVQVAGKDMVQIEGYANKVMARLKNIKYLRDVQIEQPLRFPVISITVDRLKTAQLGLNMKDIARTVAASTISSRFTEKNLWLDEKGAYTYQVQVQVPEYSMNSMDQLKEIPLVKGQSSPVLGDVAEFKTVYVPGEYDRDGPRRYLTVSANIYKMDLAQATSDVQKAVAAVGTPPKGLIATIGGMSGLLTDTLTSLQNGLGFAVLVIFLLLAANYQSFKVSLTVLSTVPAVILGSLTALLITGSTLNLQSYMGMIMSTGVSVANAILIVTNAENLRLDYRNATRAAVTSASIRLRPILMTSLAMIAGMIPMASGMGEAGEQSAPLGRAVIGGLFASTLAALFILPLVFAWVQDKTTYTSPALMPEDEILTEEPINA encoded by the coding sequence ATGTCAATGGTCACGTCTGCATTAAAAAGGCCGATAACTACGATGGTTATCACCATGAGCCTTTTGATATTTGCAGTGCTTAGTGCAATAAAAATACCGATAGATATATTTCCGCAGTTAAACCTGCCCACTATCTATGTCATCGAGTCGTACGGTGGTATGTCGGCCCAGCAAATGGAGGGCTTCTTTTCTACCGGCTTGCAAAACCAGTTTTTGTACATCAACGGGGTAAAAAGTATCACCAGTAAAAATATCCAGGGCTTAACACTTATTAAGCTGTCCTTTTACGAAAGCACCAACATGGCCGAAGCTTCGGCGCAGGTAGCTTTGCAGGTAAACAGGGCAACAAGCTTTTTCCCACAGGGTGCATTGCCGCCGCAGGTAATCAGGTTCGATGCTTCTTCGCTGCCGGTTGGTCAGCTGGTATTTTCGAGCCCAACCAAAAGTTTGAAAGATATTTATGACCTGGCCGCAACCCGTATCAGGCCGATGTTTTCAACCATTCCGGGTTTATCTGCCCCGCCACCGTTTGGTGCTAATGCAAGGTCGATCACCATTAATGTTGATCCTGATAAATTACGTAGCTATAACCTAACAGCCGATGAGGTGGTTGATGCCTTGTCGAAATTTAACGTAATGGCGCCTTCGGGCAATTTAAGGTTGGATAATACCATGTACCTAACCACCATGAACTCGTTGATCAAGAGCTCCGATAACTTTGGCAGTATCCCGGTTAAAACGCAAAATGGTGTGCCCATTTTTGTTAAAGATTTTGCCCGTGTTGCGGATGCCGCCGATATTACAGTTGATTATGCTTTGATTAACGGCAAACGTTCGGTGTACATTCCCGTAGTTAAAACGGCCGATGCTTCTACCTGGTCGGTGGTGCAAAGTTTGAAACAGAAACTGCCCGAAATGCAATCGCTGCTGCCCGATGATGTGAAACTATCTTACGAGTTCGATCAATCGGTATTCGTGGTAAACGCAGTAAAAAGTCTAATGACCGAAGGTGGACTGGGTGCCTTGCTTACCGGCTTAATGGTACTCCTCTTTCTGCGCGACTGGCGAAGCAGTTTAATTGTGGTAATTACTATCCCGGTTTCTATTTTAATAGGGGTGTTGCTGCTCAGTTTATTCGGCCAAACCATCAACATCATGACCCTAAGCGGACTGGCATTGGCTATCGGTATCCTTGTGGATCAGGCAACGGTTACGATTGAAAATATCCACCAACACCTCGAGATGGGTAAATCGAAACGGAAAGCAATTTATGATGCCTGTGAGGAGATTTCGTTCCCGCTGCTGCTTATTTTGCTTTGTATCCTCGCTGTATTTGCGCCATCGTTTATGATGAGTGGTGTACCGAAAGCGATGTTCTTGCCGCTATCGATGTCCATCGGGTTAACCATGATCGTGTCTTACATTTTGGCGCAAACGGTAGTGCCTATTTTAAGTAACTGGTTAATTAAGGCAGAGCGTTACCAAAACTATCATCACCGCCACGTTCATGCGCATGCAGGCGAATCGTTAGATAACCCGGAAGAAACGCAGGTTCACAATCATTTACAACACGAAAATGAAGAGCCCGAGCAAAATGATTTCTTCGAAAAAGTAAAACTCCGCTTCATGAACATCCTGAAAAAATGGATGCCGAATAAAAAGGTTATCGTGCCGGTTTACCTTGTAGCCGTAATTGTGCTGGCTGGGTTATGCTTTGTTTTTATCGGTAAAGATATGATGCCGAAGATCAATAATGGCCAGTTTCAGATCCGTATGAAAGAGCCGCAGGGTACACGACTTGAACGTACCGAAGATAAGTTTAAACAGGTGCTGGCCATCATCAATAAAACGGTGAATAACCATGTGGAGATTACCTCCGGCTATATCGGGCTAATTCCAAGCAGTTACGGTAGCAGTAACCTTTACATCTTTAACACAGGTACGCACGAAGCCATTTTACAGGTAAACCTTGATGAAAGTTACCATGTTAATATGGATGAGCTAAAGGATGCCCTGCGCAAAAACATTCATTACGCCCTGCCCGAAATGCAGATCACCTTTGAGCCGATTGACATGACCGAGAAAATCATGAGCCAGGGTGCATCAACCCCAATTGAGGTGCAGGTTGCCGGTAAAGATATGGTGCAGATTGAAGGTTACGCCAATAAGGTAATGGCCCGGCTGAAAAACATCAAATACCTGCGCGATGTGCAGATTGAGCAGCCACTAAGGTTCCCGGTAATTTCAATTACTGTTGATAGATTGAAGACTGCACAGCTGGGTTTAAATATGAAGGATATTGCCCGTACGGTTGCGGCAAGTACAATCTCAAGCCGTTTTACAGAGAAGAATTTGTGGCTCGATGAAAAAGGCGCATATACCTACCAGGTACAAGTACAGGTGCCCGAGTATTCGATGAACAGTATGGATCAGCTGAAAGAGATCCCGCTGGTAAAAGGCCAGAGTAGCCCGGTACTGGGCGATGTTGCCGAATTTAAAACCGTATACGTACCGGGAGAATATGACCGCGACGGCCCACGGCGCTACCTAACAGTAAGCGCCAATATTTATAAAATGGATTTGGCACAGGCAACATCAGATGTGCAAAAAGCAGTGGCAGCCGTAGGCACACCACCTAAAGGATTGATTGCCACAATAGGAGGAATGTCGGGCTTGTTGACGGATACTTTAACCAGCTTGCAGAATGGTTTAGGCTTTGCCGTATTGGTGATCTTTTTATTGCTGGCTGCCAATTATCAATCGTTTAAAGTTTCGTTAACGGTATTATCAACTGTGCCTGCTGTAATTTTGGGTTCGCTCACGGCATTGTTGATTACGGGGTCAACGCTTAATCTGCAATCGTACATGGGGATGATCATGTCCACCGGGGTATCGGTAGCCAATGCCATCCTGATTGTTACCAATGCAGAAAACCTGCGATTGGATTACCGTAATGCCACCCGTGCCGCGGTAACCAGTGCATCCATCCGTTTAAGGCCAATTTTAATGACCAGTTTGGCCATGATTGCCGGGATGATCCCAATGGCATCGGGTATGGGCGAGGCCGGCGAACAATCGGCTCCGCTTGGTCGCGCTGTAATTGGCGGCCTGTTTGCCTCAACATTGGCAGCCCTGTTTATTTTACCGCTGGTGTTTGCCTGGGTACAGGATAAAACCACTTACACATCGCCTGCGCTGATGCCCGAGGACGAAATTTTAACCGAAGAACCTATTAATGCTTAA
- a CDS encoding Type 1 glutamine amidotransferase-like domain-containing protein, with protein MKLLLTSAGISNQSIRNALIVLLGKPIAEANALFIPTAVYGIPNGGDILRRVICGTLGDPFCELGWKSLSLFELTTLPSLKKEFWLSTLNETDALLVGGGDCQYLTYWMKQSGVADLLPSLLQKVVYVGLSAGSMIMTSHGSTFGNHTLPAESAKSLGLIDFAIHPHLDYPTFPQNSMANIEKLAATLPMPSYAIDDQTAIKVVDGVVEVISEGNWKLITP; from the coding sequence ATGAAACTTCTGCTCACTTCAGCCGGTATCAGCAACCAAAGCATCCGTAATGCATTGATCGTGCTTTTGGGTAAACCGATTGCCGAAGCCAACGCTCTTTTTATCCCAACTGCAGTTTATGGTATACCCAATGGCGGTGATATATTACGGCGGGTGATTTGCGGGACATTGGGCGACCCTTTCTGCGAATTGGGCTGGAAATCGTTGAGCTTATTCGAGCTTACAACGCTGCCCAGCCTCAAAAAAGAATTCTGGCTATCCACGCTAAATGAGACGGACGCTTTGCTGGTTGGCGGCGGCGATTGCCAGTATCTCACCTATTGGATGAAGCAATCTGGAGTGGCAGATCTGTTACCTTCGCTGCTGCAAAAAGTGGTGTATGTAGGACTAAGCGCCGGGAGCATGATCATGACCAGTCATGGAAGCACCTTCGGTAACCACACGCTGCCGGCAGAAAGTGCTAAATCATTAGGACTGATTGATTTTGCAATTCACCCACACTTGGACTACCCAACGTTTCCGCAAAATTCTATGGCTAATATTGAGAAGCTGGCCGCTACCCTACCGATGCCATCGTATGCCATTGATGACCAAACCGCCATTAAAGTGGTCGACGGTGTAGTCGAAGTGATTTCTGAGGGAAACTGGAAGCTGATTACTCCCTGA
- a CDS encoding helix-turn-helix domain-containing protein has product MGTIKNALPYYTEINDFLASIPWPGQTTDPDFYCLRLKPLEQNRAVYRPPFKRSFYFFALLINSGKIEVNYGAQTVHDPDSYLVFHSPNLVYSFAHNNALEGYVIYFKPECFLFFKPDFHQQFPLFDILHTNLFKFDHATFKQLAPHFETVFRAYERSAKGQHIEARAKLLGLLYYLEDFWLARKKDTPTVSTQQILLRKFIQLIDNHYINKHTVQEYADMLSVTANYLSQTVKQVSGKNALSFIAERLAAEARSLIQYTDFEVAEIAWQLNFSDPANFGKFFKKQVGMSPSAFRKQNR; this is encoded by the coding sequence ATGGGGACAATAAAAAATGCGCTGCCTTATTATACAGAAATTAATGATTTTTTGGCCTCGATCCCTTGGCCGGGACAAACTACAGATCCCGATTTTTATTGTTTGCGATTAAAGCCTCTCGAGCAAAACCGGGCAGTATACAGGCCGCCTTTTAAACGTTCATTTTACTTTTTTGCCCTGCTGATAAATTCAGGGAAGATAGAGGTTAACTATGGTGCCCAAACCGTTCATGATCCGGATTCTTACCTTGTTTTTCATTCGCCAAACCTGGTGTATAGCTTTGCGCATAATAATGCCCTCGAAGGGTATGTGATTTATTTTAAGCCCGAATGTTTCTTATTCTTCAAGCCCGACTTTCACCAGCAATTTCCGCTGTTTGATATATTGCATACCAACCTGTTTAAGTTTGATCATGCTACCTTTAAACAACTGGCGCCACATTTCGAAACGGTGTTTCGCGCTTATGAAAGGTCGGCTAAAGGGCAGCATATAGAAGCAAGGGCAAAGTTGCTTGGCCTGCTCTATTATTTGGAAGATTTTTGGTTAGCAAGGAAAAAGGATACTCCCACGGTTTCAACGCAGCAAATATTGTTACGCAAATTTATTCAGTTGATCGATAATCATTATATCAACAAACATACTGTGCAAGAGTATGCAGATATGCTTTCGGTTACTGCCAATTATCTCTCCCAAACTGTTAAACAGGTTTCGGGCAAAAATGCGCTTTCATTTATTGCCGAACGTTTGGCCGCCGAAGCCAGATCGCTCATTCAATACACCGATTTTGAAGTAGCCGAGATTGCCTGGCAGCTCAATTTTTCAGACCCTGCCAATTTTGGTAAATTCTTCAAAAAGCAGGTAGGTATGTCGCCATCAGCATTTCGTAAACAAAACAGGTAA
- a CDS encoding YdeI/OmpD-associated family protein: MNYNPAVDDYITNAEDFAKPILAHWRTLIHQNCPGVEEAIKWSLPHFEFNGDNMCVMASYKNHCAFTFLKADLMTDPRLKVNKDLKPIQRFLGKITKPTDLPANDEFVAMLKEAMQLNEKGIKVKRDKPQTDKPKVLETPDYLLAALTANGKAKEVFESKSNSFRKEYIIWITDAKTDETRQKRINEALEWIAEGKGRFWKHQK, translated from the coding sequence ATGAACTATAACCCGGCTGTAGATGATTATATAACCAATGCAGAAGATTTTGCAAAACCTATTCTTGCGCACTGGCGCACGCTGATTCATCAAAATTGCCCTGGGGTAGAAGAGGCCATAAAATGGAGCCTGCCCCATTTTGAATTTAACGGCGATAATATGTGTGTGATGGCATCCTATAAAAATCATTGCGCTTTCACGTTCCTGAAGGCCGACCTGATGACCGACCCGCGCCTGAAGGTAAATAAAGACTTAAAACCGATCCAAAGGTTTTTAGGGAAGATTACCAAGCCAACCGACCTGCCGGCAAATGACGAATTTGTTGCCATGCTTAAAGAAGCCATGCAGTTAAATGAAAAAGGCATTAAGGTAAAAAGGGATAAGCCGCAAACTGATAAGCCCAAAGTGTTGGAAACTCCCGATTATTTGTTGGCTGCATTAACAGCTAATGGCAAAGCAAAGGAGGTTTTTGAAAGCAAGTCCAACTCTTTCCGCAAGGAGTACATTATTTGGATTACCGATGCCAAGACCGACGAAACGCGACAAAAAAGAATAAATGAAGCCTTAGAATGGATAGCCGAAGGGAAAGGCAGGTTTTGGAAACACCAGAAATAG
- a CDS encoding efflux RND transporter periplasmic adaptor subunit, which yields MKYNKLILCAAISTSLYACSGNQKPVDLTESKTASSAVSANQFGNVAEKALSSSARLPGQLKPFNEVNLFPKVNGFVKQLYVDRGSIVKKGQLLITLEAPEMESQYQAANSRYLQAQETALASKEKYQRLKEAAAEPGSVSPLELDNASAKMKADEAIANSERSNVASVRTMQGYLNIYAPFDGMIVQRNVSPGALVAPGKATDQPMLVLQDIRKMRLEVYIPEDYVDKVDLTQPVTFIFNAMPGNEYTAKISRSANALGSMRSEAIEIDVDNAKQSLKPGMYAEVKIPMLSGAKSLLVPNSAIVRSTEQEYVIAARDGKAELVSVKEGLATHDSTEVFGSLKANDRVLLHASDEIKNGDKL from the coding sequence ATGAAATACAATAAATTAATATTATGTGCTGCCATCAGCACCTCGCTATATGCCTGCTCTGGCAACCAAAAACCGGTTGATCTGACTGAAAGTAAAACTGCATCATCTGCTGTATCCGCCAATCAATTTGGTAATGTGGCAGAAAAGGCGCTATCAAGCTCGGCGCGTTTGCCCGGTCAGCTGAAACCCTTTAATGAGGTTAACCTGTTCCCCAAAGTGAACGGGTTTGTAAAGCAGCTTTATGTAGATCGTGGCTCTATCGTAAAAAAAGGCCAGCTCCTGATCACGCTCGAAGCCCCCGAAATGGAATCTCAATACCAGGCTGCTAACTCGCGCTACTTACAGGCGCAGGAAACCGCCTTGGCCAGTAAAGAGAAATACCAGCGTTTAAAAGAAGCTGCCGCCGAACCCGGTTCGGTATCGCCATTGGAATTGGATAATGCATCGGCCAAAATGAAAGCCGATGAAGCCATTGCCAATTCAGAACGCTCAAATGTGGCATCGGTGCGTACCATGCAGGGTTATTTAAATATTTATGCCCCTTTTGATGGCATGATCGTTCAGCGTAATGTATCACCAGGTGCATTGGTAGCGCCGGGTAAGGCTACAGATCAACCCATGCTGGTATTGCAGGATATTCGCAAAATGCGTTTGGAAGTTTATATCCCCGAAGATTATGTGGATAAAGTTGACCTGACCCAGCCGGTAACTTTTATCTTTAATGCCATGCCGGGCAATGAGTATACGGCTAAGATCAGCCGCTCGGCAAATGCCCTGGGCAGCATGCGATCAGAAGCTATTGAGATTGATGTGGATAATGCCAAACAATCATTAAAGCCGGGTATGTATGCCGAAGTGAAGATCCCTATGCTGTCGGGCGCAAAATCATTACTGGTGCCGAATAGTGCTATTGTGCGTTCAACAGAACAAGAGTATGTGATTGCTGCACGCGATGGCAAAGCAGAACTGGTGAGTGTAAAAGAGGGCTTAGCCACACATGATTCTACCGAAGTATTCGGCAGCCTTAAAGCCAATGATCGCGTTTTGCTGCATGCCAGCGACGAGATTAAAAACGGCGATAAACTTTAA
- a CDS encoding GbsR/MarR family transcriptional regulator, protein MELPEAKQKFIEAWGKLGSEWGINRTMAQVHALLLVTPETLTTEDIMEALSISRGNANMTLRDLMSWGLVEKQHKAGERKEYFYADKNTWNIARQVAKERRKRELDPVLKVLDELTKVEGDKKDPAYQTFHKSVTDINKLAKNVDKTLETMLKAEENWFWGSIFKIFK, encoded by the coding sequence ATGGAATTACCTGAAGCAAAACAGAAATTTATTGAGGCATGGGGCAAGTTGGGTTCTGAGTGGGGCATTAACCGCACCATGGCACAGGTACATGCCCTACTACTGGTAACCCCCGAAACGCTAACTACCGAAGATATCATGGAGGCGCTAAGCATTTCGAGAGGTAACGCCAACATGACCCTGCGCGATTTAATGAGCTGGGGCCTGGTAGAAAAACAACACAAAGCAGGTGAGCGCAAAGAATATTTTTATGCTGATAAAAACACCTGGAATATTGCCCGCCAGGTTGCCAAAGAACGCCGCAAAAGAGAATTGGACCCGGTTTTAAAAGTACTGGATGAGCTGACGAAAGTTGAGGGCGATAAAAAAGATCCTGCTTATCAAACCTTTCATAAATCGGTAACAGATATTAATAAACTAGCTAAAAACGTTGATAAAACTTTAGAAACCATGCTCAAGGCTGAGGAAAATTGGTTTTGGGGTTCAATTTTTAAAATCTTCAAGTAA
- a CDS encoding DUF393 domain-containing protein: MNTLKNHLILFDAECPMCSLYTKAFVSTGLLEQDGRAAYQETAVETCPLVDRQRAVNEIALVNQETGEVTYGVKSLFKVFSVAIPALKPLFEFAPFVWLMSKVYAFISYNRRVIIPAATEQYAYQPTFKLHYRVAYLLFTWAITAYILTAYVHLMYGLLPVGTSYREYLICGGQIFFQGIIISLFASDKKWAYLGNMMTISFAGALLLLPGLLLATWFSLPPVFYVCYFMAMAGLMFLEHIRRTKLLSLGWTLTVSWACYRLLVLLFIFLAK; the protein is encoded by the coding sequence ATGAATACTTTAAAAAATCACCTGATCCTTTTCGATGCAGAATGCCCCATGTGCAGCCTGTATACTAAAGCATTTGTAAGTACCGGCCTGCTGGAGCAAGATGGCAGGGCTGCTTACCAGGAAACCGCTGTTGAAACCTGCCCCCTGGTTGACAGGCAACGCGCCGTTAATGAAATTGCCCTGGTAAACCAGGAAACCGGCGAAGTTACTTACGGTGTTAAAAGTTTATTTAAAGTATTTTCGGTAGCCATACCTGCACTTAAACCGCTGTTTGAGTTTGCGCCCTTTGTATGGCTAATGAGTAAAGTTTATGCATTTATTTCTTATAACAGAAGGGTAATTATCCCGGCTGCAACTGAGCAATACGCCTATCAGCCCACGTTTAAACTGCACTATCGCGTAGCCTATTTATTATTTACATGGGCAATTACCGCTTATATTTTAACTGCTTATGTGCATTTGATGTATGGCTTGCTGCCGGTGGGAACCAGCTATCGCGAGTATTTGATCTGCGGTGGGCAGATCTTCTTCCAGGGAATAATAATCAGCCTGTTTGCCAGCGATAAAAAGTGGGCCTACCTGGGTAATATGATGACTATTTCTTTCGCAGGTGCACTGTTGTTATTGCCGGGCTTACTCTTAGCCACCTGGTTTAGCCTCCCTCCTGTTTTTTATGTGTGCTACTTTATGGCTATGGCCGGTTTAATGTTTCTGGAACACATCCGCCGCACCAAACTACTCAGTCTGGGCTGGACACTTACTGTTAGCTGGGCTTGCTATCGCCTGTTGGTTTTACTGTTCATCTTTTTAGCCAAATAA
- a CDS encoding TolC family protein, with translation MSGFKKVVGVAVCLFIIIHAQAQQIPPAISLKQLLNQVEQKAPTLITDSAAILIKRAQATETKSNWLPNLRLNYQADIGTNNNVAGPYFGFGIIPSNSRGVRTESNATATGANLGIAALDWEVYNFGSYGAQNKVASSDIKVEQNQFAQSKYQLQAYTIGSYLQLTRLQDYLAIQQRNIKRNEEINRSIRSLAKSGVRPGVDTSIAEAELSKARLNYIELNNQLKQVQLQLSAISGLPYATIIPDTSAETNLISQNAPSAVADTVNHPLINYYRSVYQNSLQREDMVRKQYNPKILLEAAAWGRGSSVDANDNFNSVGSGFDFQRGNYLVGVGISYNLFDLRRKQLKLRTQKTETDYAQKKLDEQKQMLAISANQASVELTTAQQRLQEIPNQLKAANAGYRQKLSLYRSGLTDIIELNAALSILYRAETDYAQARYAYVNALFQKAITENQVTALLNTLK, from the coding sequence ATGTCAGGCTTTAAAAAAGTCGTGGGCGTTGCGGTATGTTTATTTATAATAATACATGCGCAGGCCCAGCAAATACCTCCAGCTATTTCATTAAAGCAACTGCTCAATCAGGTTGAGCAAAAAGCGCCAACCTTAATTACAGATTCGGCAGCCATATTAATAAAGCGGGCGCAAGCCACAGAAACTAAAAGTAACTGGTTGCCCAACCTCAGGCTAAATTACCAGGCCGATATAGGTACCAATAACAACGTTGCCGGCCCGTATTTTGGTTTCGGCATTATCCCGTCAAATTCGCGCGGTGTACGTACCGAAAGCAATGCCACAGCTACAGGCGCTAACTTAGGTATTGCCGCTTTAGATTGGGAGGTTTACAATTTTGGCTCTTATGGCGCCCAAAACAAGGTAGCCAGTTCTGATATTAAGGTTGAGCAAAACCAGTTTGCGCAATCCAAATATCAATTGCAGGCTTATACTATCGGCAGCTATTTACAGCTAACCCGTTTGCAGGATTACCTAGCTATACAGCAGCGTAACATTAAGCGTAACGAAGAAATCAACCGCTCTATCCGCTCACTGGCTAAAAGCGGCGTAAGGCCTGGTGTAGATACCAGTATTGCAGAAGCCGAGCTCTCTAAAGCGCGCTTAAATTATATCGAATTAAATAACCAGTTAAAGCAGGTTCAATTACAACTATCGGCCATAAGTGGCTTGCCTTATGCTACCATTATACCGGATACTTCGGCCGAGACTAACCTTATCAGCCAGAATGCGCCATCAGCTGTTGCCGATACCGTTAACCATCCGCTTATTAATTATTATCGCTCTGTTTACCAGAACAGTTTACAGCGGGAGGATATGGTGCGTAAGCAATACAACCCCAAGATTTTGTTAGAGGCCGCTGCCTGGGGCAGGGGTTCGAGCGTTGATGCTAACGATAATTTCAACAGCGTAGGCAGTGGTTTCGATTTTCAGCGGGGGAACTACCTTGTAGGCGTAGGTATCTCTTACAACCTGTTCGACCTGCGGCGTAAACAACTCAAACTTCGCACCCAAAAAACGGAGACTGATTACGCTCAAAAGAAACTGGATGAGCAAAAGCAAATGCTTGCCATTAGTGCCAACCAGGCTTCGGTGGAGCTGACCACCGCACAACAACGTTTGCAGGAAATACCGAACCAGTTAAAGGCGGCTAATGCCGGGTATCGCCAAAAGCTTTCACTTTATCGCAGCGGCTTAACTGATATTATCGAATTAAATGCGGCTCTCAGCATCCTTTACCGTGCCGAAACTGATTATGCACAGGCGCGCTATGCTTACGTTAATGCGCTTTTCCAAAAGGCCATTACAGAGAACCAGGTAACCGCTTTATTGAACACCTTAAAATAG